Within the Miscanthus floridulus cultivar M001 chromosome 17, ASM1932011v1, whole genome shotgun sequence genome, the region ATTTTTAGGGGTATTGTATGTTTATACAGACAGTAATGGATGCTTTCCTTTTACTTCTGAATTTTAAATTCATTTCAGTAAATCTACTTTACATGGTTAGATGCCGAGGAGAATAATTTTACTTGAATATCATTTAGTACATTATCTTGAATCGAGATTCCAGACTCTTTAAATGAACCTCCTGCAAAACTCAATTTGTTTGATGAATTACCAGTGTTAACTGACAATTATGGTATTTAATGCAAGAAACAGAATATTGTTTTGAATGCATGCAGTTATCCACTCTCTCTACTCGAAACATTTCATGGCTGACACTGGTTGTTTTGATGTTCAACTCAGGGTATTGGCCAGCTCTTATATAAGGAACTATCGCAGAGGCTTCAGAATGTTGGTGTCACATCCATTTTCTGCTGGGCAGATAAGGTCTCTGAGGGTTTTTGGCTAAAACAGGCAAGTAAAAGAGTTACTGGATAAACCATTTCCCACCTCTTCTTTAGGTGCATAAAGTTAATGTGATCTGCTGATGGTATTACTTAGTAATTCAGTGCTTGTGTTAAATATAGGTTTAGAGGAGAAATAAAGCCAGCTTTTCCAATTAATAAGCATCGAATGTTTGCTACATTTCAGACATAGGGTATTCTAGCAGGGTGACATGGCAATCTGATGGAAACAAATACTTAACTTGTTATGTTAGTGCATGCATTATACCAGTCTGGAATATGTACAAATTGTACACTCCTTCCTGAtaaaaaaaccaaaaataaaaaaaatctgttAGGCTCCTACTATCATGTTTCCTTGAGTACCAGTATGTTGTGCTGATGTGTCTTTGTTTTGTACCTTGAATGTACTGCAGGGTTTTGTATCTGTTGGAGAAGTGGATACTAAAGGTAAGGTTCGAAAGATTCCAGTAAGGGCTGATATAAAGAGAGCATTATGCTTTCCTGGAGGGTCAACACTTCTGGTCGCACACCTTAAGAAGCAATTGCCAATCATGCAAACATGGGAGAAACCCCAGACATCACTCCATACTGTAGTATCAGATAGTAAGCCTACACTCCACACTTTTTTATCATGTAACATTTTAGGTTTTTGAATCACAAATATGCTGTTTCTGAAGCCTGTGTCATGGCAAATTTAAGTCTGATGCAAGGtacatgttgcaagcttcttatACTAAAATTTTAGGTCTACCATAGTCAGGGGCATCCTTTTTCCCTTTTGTTCTTTTCCAAATTTATCTGTGATCAGTCAATCCAAGAAAACACACAAGGCTTGAAAAATAGCTACATTATCTGTGATCTGTGAAGGAAGTTTTTTTTATATGGAGAATCAATTTTTATTTGCTTGTGAGAGTGAAGTTGAATTTTAGTCAATAATAATCTTGTATATCACTGTTGATCATTATTAACGAAAATAGACAGATACATAGCCTTAATAGCTTACTGGCTTTGGTACAAACGCCAACCCAACACTGTAACTTTGGTGCATTTGGAACAAATTCAGTTTCCTATGTTTTCTACTGTTTTACAAAGTTCTTTGCAGGTATGTCTCCTGGTGATACCAATGTTCTCTCATCTGAGAACATGGTCCTGCAGACATATAAACGCCGTGTCAGAAAGACTGCAAaggtgataacaaataaagtttGCAATGCTTATGGTGAAAGTTCATTATTTGAGCAAGAGCCAAAGAAACGTATGTATGAAATGCCGTCATCATCACTAAAGTCAAAAAGAATAAGATGTAGCAATGATGGTGACAATTGCCAAGACATGAATCAAATTGGTGCACATGACAATAATTTGTGCAGTTCCCCTGGAAATTCACTTCATCTAATTCCTAAAGAACATCACATTCCTAGCATGGGAGGTAATTTTGAAAGCAAAATGTCTCAAGATGACAAGGCCGTTATCTATTCCAATGGAAGCCCTACAATTATGCTCATGAATATTGCAGATGAACAAAAGAAGGCATGCCTTACAAAGGTACTATACACGATATGTTTATGTAATTCACATTATGCTCAAATAAGCTTAATGAATATGGTCACTGACACAGTAAAATAAATTGCAATCTTCTGGTACAAAAAGCTGCATACTCTTTCAACAGGTagtatttcctttttttttaattatgtcattagATGAGATTTAGACTTACATGAAGTTGTGGAGTTGTTACATGGCaataattttttttcaaactttTTTCATTAAGCTTTTTTTGTGATCATCCAAACTTGCATGtctattctttttatttttttattctcGTGCCCACATTGTTTTCTTCTTTCATCAGTACAACACATTTCCATTTTCTGCCTCTGAAGTATAGTAAGCAAATCATTATGCCCCAGGTCGTTGAAACGCTTAGGGGGTTTGTTACTTGCGATGGACATTCATGCACACATGTTGTTACCGGAAAAGCTCGCAGGACTATGAATTTCTGTATTGCTTTGAGCTCTGGGTACGTATCCTTATCGTTTGTTAACCAAATGACTAGCTTGTTTTAACCTGTAACAAAATATGGTATCTTGTTATTGACCGAGATCTGGTGGGCATTAAATATAGTGCTTTAACTCTCATATATTGTGATTTTCCTGTTTTATGGTTATTTAACTAATTTATAAATTCATATGCTCCTTGCAGTGCTTGGATAATTTCCCCAAACTGGCTAAAAGAAAGCTTCAGAGAAGGGCAGTTTGTAGGTTAGTTCAAAGTCGACTATACAGATAAATATCATTGCAAATGTCTGTACATCGAAGAAAATATGAATGGTGCAGTTTCTGGTCTTCGTTAGCCCGGTAGCCCCTGGGCTTCTGTTGGAGCGAAATATCTATGTCCTGGTTATTT harbors:
- the LOC136518890 gene encoding uncharacterized protein — protein: MGRPRKTKAEPELAPAFSIGNCKVEIRGSGLRCETTEQGLTISGPRGAKAVVSVSADQRSASNGVGEGCQFILLNPSDADSQTKSLHQEVLMLYKQELPTMDYAADTGRKSGFLEKCTTNGKYKTLILISSSAAQHEEVIATVSYQIVPADTQYAEIPLAVVRSSYQRVGIGQLLYKELSQRLQNVGVTSIFCWADKVSEGFWLKQGFVSVGEVDTKGKVRKIPVRADIKRALCFPGGSTLLVAHLKKQLPIMQTWEKPQTSLHTVVSDSMSPGDTNVLSSENMVLQTYKRRVRKTAKVITNKVCNAYGESSLFEQEPKKRMYEMPSSSLKSKRIRCSNDGDNCQDMNQIGAHDNNLCSSPGNSLHLIPKEHHIPSMGGNFESKMSQDDKAVIYSNGSPTIMLMNIADEQKKACLTKVVETLRGFVTCDGHSCTHVVTGKARRTMNFCIALSSGAWIISPNWLKESFREGQFVGEAQYVLEDEEYRMQYKSELRDAVMRAKERPNSLFAGYTFCLSKHIQPSFDVLSAIIESTGGKIIKKLSELDEPSQTIFLVCEEAAELALVAAKSGIKTFSSDWFMSCVMKQELDLEAPQFIVSL